From Lolium perenne isolate Kyuss_39 chromosome 5, Kyuss_2.0, whole genome shotgun sequence, a single genomic window includes:
- the LOC127303897 gene encoding uncharacterized protein encodes MESATSQGSADWSSMPTELLVLILNRLRWSSHPSFALVCKQWRSAVSPFYPAWITPLLLMSYNVGTTNVRYYSPYYHRNFEIDNTLPGAKIVCSAGQHLALHLDGNRILDVELMSGAVHELPPIDEEVLRATLHSVVYDGMGTMYALDPLYGRMRIIRSIRNNVGMWEDWNYAELDLDDPMIMSSPDGNPVLHNGSMHILFEDGRLGVYDDRRQMGSFEILEKPLSFGFEYEYSYLVEDDEGVLMAVLFGRHGEGEHEDSYPINVVKLNEHTMEWENVENLEGRAVFTGTPTTVMKKTNVKWMQNKVFLPRFCDWPETVRVDLVQRDGEFAFVPKQGCTEKKIKTSNCGTDIWSYELGQHEEEAREYVNVLYTIWVDFDSS; translated from the coding sequence ATGGAGTCGGCGACATCGCAAGGATCGGCGGACTGGTCGTCCATGCCGACGGAGCTGCTTGTGCTGATTCTGAACCGTCTCCGGTGGTCGAGCCACCCCAGCTTCGCCTTGGTGTGCAAACAATGGCGCTCTGCCGTGTCGCCCTTCTACCCGGCGTGGATAACCCCCCTCCTGCTCATGTCCTACAACGTCGGAACCACCAACGTCCGGTACTATAGCCCCTATTATCACAGGAATTTCGAGATCGATAACACCTTGCCCGGCGCCAAGATCGTCTGCTCCGCCGGACAACACCTCGCTCTACACCTGGATGGCAACCGAATCCTCGACGTCGAGCTTATGAGCGGCGCCGTCCATGAGCTGCCACCGATTGATGAGGAGGTGCTCAGGGCAACGCTCCACTCTGTCGTCTATGACGGCATGGGCACCATGTACGCTCTTGACCCGTTGTATGGCAGGATGAGGATTATCCGTTCAATCAGAAACAACGTCGGCATGTGGGAGGACTGGAACTACGCAGAGCTCGATCTCGACGATCCTATGATCATGTCTTCACCAGACGGCAACCCGGTCCTCCACAACGGCTCGATGCACATATTATTTGAAGACGGAAGGCTGGGAGTGTACGACGACAGAAGGCAAATGGGAAGTTTCGAAATTCTCGAGAAGCCTCTGAGCTTTGGGTTTGAGTACGAATATAGCTACCTGGTCGAGGATGACGAAGGTGTGCTCATGGCTGTCCTCTTCGGCCGTCATGGCGAAGGTGAACACGAAGATAGTTACCCGATCAACGTCGTCAAGCTCAACGAGCACACAATGGAGTGGGAAAATGTGGAAAACCTTGAGGGAAGAGCCGTGTTCACCGGCACGCCCACCACGGTGATGAAGAAGACCAACGTCAAGTGGATGCAGAACAAGGTTTTCCTTCCGAGATTCTGCGATTGGCCTGAGACCGTCCGTGTTGACCTTGTTCAGCGCGATGGCGAATTCGCTTTCGTTCCAAAACAAGGATGCACTGAAAAAAAGATTAAGACCAGCAATTGTGGCACAGACATATGGTCTTACGAACTGGGACAACATGAGGAGGAAGCAAGAGAATATGTGAATGTACTTTATACTATCTGGGTTGATTTCGATAGTAGTTAA